CAATAAGCCCATTTTCAAAAAATTCGGTCTTCGCAGTATTCCAGCAGTTTTAATTTTCAAAGATGGTATTTTAGCAGAAACCATTGTGGGAGTTTCTCCTTACGAAGACTTTAGCAATGCTGTTCAGAAGCTTCTCTAGATCCCACATTCCGCACCCTAAGGTGTCACACACCATAATCACTTAATTTTTCTAAGTTTGAAGCTATAAATTATGCCGATAAAACTTTTACTCTACGCATAAACAAGGTTTTTAAGTATATAAACTAGCTCTGTATTCTTCTAAAAAACAGTAAAAACCGATTGTGACAGTTGAGGGTGCGGAATGTAGGCTAGATAATTCGTAATGACGCTCCTGCGTCACTAACGCTGCGCTAACGTAATTCGTAGATAGCATCATTAAGAATTACGAATTATTTTCAGGATTTATTTTTCTCCTATAATGTGCTTGGAGTAAACCACTAGGATATGGTTTTGAGTTAATTAGTTCCAATTTTTCTTCAGGGGTAGGTGGTGGAAAAAGATGTATACCGCCACCTAAGATAGTTGGAATAGTTGAAATGATATATTCGTCAATCAAGCTGTGCTGAAGAAACGAATTGATTAATTTTCCGCCACCAACTAGCCAAATATTTTTAAAACCTTGAGCCTCTATATTGGCTAACGCTTGTTTTACTGGTTCAGAAACAAACACAACATCCTCACGCTCGGATTGGAGATGACGCTGGGTGAATACGAAGGATTT
This portion of the Nostoc sp. GT001 genome encodes:
- a CDS encoding dihydrofolate reductase family protein, which gives rise to MTKVTLYIAASLDGYIARSDGGIDWLSPLDTEGEDYGYTDFYELIDAIVLGSNTYEVGLGFDQWPYPEKKSFVFTQRHLQSEREDVVFVSEPVKQALANIEAQGFKNIWLVGGGKLINSFLQHSLIDEYIISTIPTILGGGIHLFPPPTPEEKLELINSKPYPSGLLQAHYRRKINPENNS